From Candidatus Limnocylindrales bacterium:
CGAGGTCGTTGCCTTCGACCTGCGCGCAGACCTGGATGAGCATCTCGCACATCACGGGGTTCACCTTGCCTGGCATGATCGAAGATCCGGGCTGGAGGTCCGGAATCACCACTTCGCCGAGCATGGCGAGCAGACGAATGTCGCCGGCGATCTTCGCGAGCGCGACGGCTGCGACTCGAAGCGCTCCCGACACGGTGACCATGTCGTCGCGCGCGGCCTGCGCTTCAAAGTGGTTGGACGCTTCTCGCAGCGCGAAGCCGAGCTCCTGCGACAGAAGCGCCGCCACGCGCTTTCCGAAACCGGCCGGCGCATTGAGGCCCGTACCGGTTGCCGTTCCGCCGATGGCCAACTCCTCGAGCGCATGCGATGCGCGATCGATCTCGCCCGCACGTTTCTCGACCTGACGGGCATAGCCGCCGATAACCTGGCCGAGGCGCACCGGAACCGCCTCCATCAGATGCGTCCGTCCCGGTTTGACGATGGCGTCGAATTCTCCGGCTTTGGCCGACAGCGAGGCGTGCAGGCGGCCGAGCGAAGGCAGGAGCTCGCGCCGGATGGCAACGAGTGCCGCGACGTGGGCCGCCGTAGGTATCACGTCGTTGGAGGATTGACCGATGTTGACGTGATCGTTCGGATGCACCGGCGCGTAAACGCCGCGCGACGGGTTGCAGATGTTCGCGATCACTTCGTTCATGTTCATGTTCGTCGACGTGCCCGAGCCCGTCTGGAACACGTCGACCGGAAACTGCGAGTCGAATTCGCCGGCGATGATTCTGGTGCAGGCCGCGACGATGTCGCGGCGGATCGCGTCGTCGAGGCCGGGATGGGCGGTCGCGCAGGCTCGCTTCACCCGCGCGAGCGCCTCGAGGAATATGCGCGGAAACGTTCGTCCGCTGACGGGGAAGTTCGCGACCGCGCGCTGGGTCTGCGCGCCCCACAGTGCGTCCTCCGGCACGCGTACTTCGCCGAGGCTGTCCTTTTCGATCCGCTCGTCCACGTCGTGGAGCTTAGCGGGGCTGACACGGGAAGTGGACCGTTCGGCAGGCGCCGGACGCGGTCAGTCGTGGTAGTCCTGCCAACGCTTCGGCTGCGGCGCCGCGGCGCCGACGTTCGAGATCCGCGCCGCCGGGTAGTCGATCTTCGGAACCAGAGGCGACTTGCGATTGGCTGCGACGGCAACCACCACCGCCGCCAGAGCGGGAATCGCGGCAATCGCGGTCAGCAGGAGCCTCATCGACAGCAGGCTGCGCGCCTCTTCGGTCATCGGCAGCAGCGCGAACAGCGTGAGCTCGAAGATCATCGATCCGAGACAGAGCAGGATCAGGCCGACCCATGGCGGGCGCGCGACCGAGCTCAGCAGGAACGACGCTATGGTGGATCGTTTCGGCGCGGTTTCATTCGGAGCGGAGTCTTCCTGCTTCGGGGTCTGCATCTGGTTTTCCATCCGATTCCAGGCGGCCGGTCGTACCCGGCGGGGCGATGGAATCGCACGAAGCACGGGCTGTGTCGATGCGGAAGGGGCGAGGCTGCGGGAATTTGCTGGCTCGTTCGCGCAGCCGCCGATCAGCAGTCGCAGATCGTGCGCGCGGCGCACGGCGCGCAGCTCGAGGAGACTGCGCCGACGACGCAAGTCGCGAAGGTTGCGAGGATTTCCCGGCGCGACCGGAGAGTGTTTCCGGATCATACCTGTCTTCCTTGCGCTGCGAACCCGTTGGTTCGAAGCCCGGGTGCCGTACGTCGGCTTGTCGCGACCTTAGCGACTCGATGACAGGCAGTCGAGGGCCTTCCGCTTCGCTTCCGAAAAATCGCGCCGCGGTATCGCGTCTAAAACGAGTCGAGGACCTGGCGTGCAGCGCGGATCCCGGTGTCGAGCGCGCCGTGCACGGTTCCGCGGTAACCGGACGTGTCGGTCGCTTCGCCGGCGAAGAACAGTGTGCTTCCAACCGGCGTCGCAAGCAGCGGTGCCGCGTCGAGCGCTCCGGCGGGAATCCACGAATAGGCCCCGCGCGACCACGGGTCGGCGCTCCAGTCGACGACGGCAGCCGCTTCGACCGCGGATGCCACGTCGTCGTGCGGCAGCGCGAGCGCATGCGACAGCGTATCGATGCCGGCATCGATCATCTCCTGCTGCGACTTGCCGGAGAGCCTGTCGGCCGATGCGCCGCCGGCCCAGCCGACGAGTATCGGCTTGTGCTCGTCACCGATCCGCCACCAGGTCGGTACATGCCCGGCGGGCGTCTGCAGGAAACGCGCGCGCACGAGCCTTTTCGAAAGCTCTTTCTCGATGCCTGCGATTTCGTCGAGAGGCATGCGGAAACGCAGGAACAGTTTGACGACGTTGCCCATCGCAAGCTTGCGCGCGGCAGTTCGAACCGCGGGAATGGCCGGTTCGAAGACAATTGCCCCTTCGCCGCTGCCCTGCAGGAATCCGAGCGGGACCGTGACGATCGCGCGGCAGGCGCGCACCAGGCCGGCAGCCGGTTCGACGTCGAGGACGACCGACCCCTGTTGCCATGCGATGCGCGTGACGGCGGTGCCCAGCATCAGCTTCGCGTCGTCGTTCCCGAGACTTCGCCCGAGGTGACGCACCAGCGCATCGTAGCCCTCGCGGACCGACGCGTTGCCGTCGTCACCGAGCTCGCGCGAGGCGCGCGTCTCCTGCGACAGCGCAAGCGCACTCACGCGGTCGACGTCAGCGGCCATGTAACCTTCGACGTAGCGGCGAAGCCGCCGCGCTTCGGCTTCGCTCCACTCGCCGCTGGAGAGCAGCTCGCCGATGCGCCGGCCGATCGGAACATCGCGGGCATCGGGATTGGCCAGCTCCTCGAAGACTTTCTCCCACGACTGCGGCTGCGAGATCGCTTTTCCATCCTGCACCATCAGCGGTTCGAACGGACGCTCGTCGAGATGCAGCCCGGCTTCGCGGATGTAGTCGACCAGGCCGGGATGCCGTCCATGGACGAACTCGGCGCCGAGCTCGATCGGCGAGGCGGCAAAATCGTAACGGGTATCGATGCGTCCGCCGATGCGCGAGCGCGCTTCGAGGACGACGACGGGAACGCCTTCGCGCAGCAGAAGATCGGCGGCGGCAAGGCCGGCAATGCCCGCGCCGATGACGGCAACCGGCGGTTTCGCGGAGCTCATCGGCCGATCAGGCTGCGCCGGAGACAGGGCTTCGTTACTCGGCGGCGCCTGAGACCGACGGGTCGGAGAATTTCGCGGCGAACGCGGCCTTGTCGTCGAGCGAGAAGGAATCCGCCGGAATGAAGCTTTCGAAGCACGTGTCGTTGTCGGTGCGCGCAAGCTGCACGACCACGCCGCCGTTGACCGGAAGAATGATGCCGCCGATGACCATCGTTATCGTGTGAAGCTTGGTACGGTCCTCGTCGCTGCCGGTGAAATCGAGAACGCGGATGTCGCCGTTGGCGCCGACGTCGTCGCTGTATCGCCAGGTGGTGTCGCGCTTGTTCCAGCACGTCATGCCGCGGCACTCGGAGCCGGCCGGGATGTCGGCGGCTACGACCAGATGCTCCTCGTCCCACGCGCAGAGCTGGTAGGAGGCGGCGGAGTCGACGAATTCATCGGCGGTTGCGGCTGCGGCCCGCGACGCGCGCCACTCGAAGTGGCCGTATGCGTCGATCGACAGCGAAGTCTGGCCGACGGGGAGGCACTGGCCCTGCTCGCGAGGCGTCGGCGGACAGCCGGCCGAGGCCGATGCCGGCATGAGAGCGGCGGCGAGCGCTGCAGCGGCGAGCGTGGCGGTCAGAAGGGACGGGGAGCCTGCGCGGCGCGGAGATTTCATACGTCCTGTATGGCACAACCGCCGGTCAGAGAAAGACAAGAGCGCAGAGCGCCAGGCGCGCCCGCACGCCCGTCGGGGTGTCAGTTGCTGCGTGTCGTGTGCGAGGCCTCACCCCGGCCATGCGAAATGGCTGAACTTGTAGAAGCGGATCCTCTGGCGGTTCTGCTTGTCGGTGCAGTCGCAGACATCGCCGCCGCTGAACGTGCAGCCGTCGCAGAAGCGCCGGTTGGTCGCCGGCGGGGGCGACGTGACGATCCACATGACCCCGGAGGGGTCCTGGTAGAAACCGAAACCGCCCGACTCGCCGGGCTGGCCGCTCATGCTGAAATTGGCGAGCGCGTTGTCGGGACCGAGGCGCGTCTGGCTCGCATTCCAGACACGAATGCGGTTGGGCGTGCTCGATAGCAGAAGGCACGCCTTATACCAGCGCCCGTTCTTGTAATAGAAGTCGCAGTCCTGCACGCCTTCTTCGCCGTCGATGTTGTTGGCGGTCGTGTAGTCGGTGTAGGTGCCGCAGGTTCCGTCCGTCGGCGTGCACTGCCGTTCGTAGTACTGGTCGAACGAGTAGTAACGCGTCTTGATGGTGGTGTTGAAATCGGTCGGGGTCGTGAAGATTCCACCGGCGAAGCCGACAGAGTGATCGAAGAATCCCTGGTAGGAGACAGTGCCCGCACCGTTGAACCGATAAAGGCGCGTGTACATGTTGACGCCTTCGCTCGTAAAGCCGGTGTACGCCCAGCCGTTGTCGAGCATGATCCCGCTCGGATGCTCGTACTCCGAGCTGTACTGGAACTGCTTGATGCGGTTGCCGGCCGCATCGTGCACGTAGAGATAGGCCGTGTTGTTGCCGTTGGTCTCCATGCACGTCGAGTAGAACCGGCTGCCGTCGAACTTGACGCCCTGCCCGTGGCAGCCTTTGTCGCTGGAGCCGAGGACCGCCGTGCCCACGCTTTTCAGGAAGTAGTCGACATTCTCGGCCGGATAGAACTGGGCCGACGAAGTTGACGCGAGGCTGCAGAAGGCGGCGGTGACGAGACAGGCGGCAGTAACGCGGGACGGGTTCATGGGGAACCTCCTTGATCTGCTCATGTTAGCGCACAAGCAGCACGATCGTCCTTACGGAACCGTTACGGACGGGACTTTTCGCGGCTCCGGTGCGTTCAGTGATGCCGGAACAACGAGCCGAAGAACTTTCCGACCTTGCTGAACACGTTCGTACGGGGCCGCTCTTCTTCGCGCCGGGCGACGGCGACCGGAGGCGTGCTGTGCCAGCCGCCCCAGTTCCGCGTCGATGCGACAGCCGAGCCGTCGCCGCCATGGAGCGGGCAATAGTCGTTCGGCTCGGTCCCGGCGAGGAACGGCAGCGCGACGCGCTTCCCGCACGACGAGGTCGCAAGCCCGCCCGATTCCGGATCGACGCGCTCGATCACGATCCCCGGCGGCATGTCGAAGTCGCGTGCGCCTGCTGCCGCCGAGTGCTGCATGATCTGAACCCACGGCGGCAGTGCGGCCTGGGCGCCGGTAAGACCGATGCTCTGCGGCGCATCGAATCCGACCCACACGCCGCAAACGAGATCGGGAGTGTAGCCTACGAAGTACGCGTCCTTGTAGTCCTGCGTGGTCCCGGTCTTTCCGGCTGCGGGAAGGTCGAGGCCGAGATGTCCCGCGCTCGCGCCGGTTCCCGACTTGAGCACGGTCTTGAGAGCGCCGGTCATCACGTAGGCGACGTCGGCAGGGATGACGCGACTCTCGACACTCTCATGTCGGTAGATCTCGTGGCCTGCGGCGTCGGCCACCGATTCGATCGAATACGCCGGAGACCTCATGCCGCCGCTCGCGAAAGCCTGATAGGCCGACGTCAGGTCGACGAGCGTCGTCTCTTCGGCTCCGATCGCGATCGGCAGCACCGGCTCGAGATGCTGCGGAATCCCGAGCTCGTGCGCCGTGCGAACGATCAGCTCGGGGCCGAGCCGGCTGCCGACGTACGCCGCCGGGATGTTCAGCGATTCGGACAGTGCATCGATCGCAGTTACCTGCTGCTCGTAAGTCTTCTCGTAGTTTTCCGGCGACCAGCCGCCGAAGCTCATCGGCCGGTCCGGAAGAAGCGACGACAGCGTCAGCGGCGGCGTAAGCGGCGAACGATCCGGATCCATCGCCGCCACGTACATCAGCGGCTTGAAGGCCGAGCCCGGCTGGCGCAGCGCATCGGCGGCGCGGTTGAACTGGCTCTCGGAGTAGTTGCGCCCGCCGACCATTGCGCGGATTGCGCCGGTGTGCGCGTCGAGCGCAACCGCCGCCGTCTCGAGCTTGGAGGTCTTGCCGGTTCGCCGGAGCCCGCGGTAGTTCTTCTCGAGGCGCTCGAGATTGCTGGTGAGGGCCCGCACGGTCTCGGCCTGGATCTCCGCATCGAGCGTCGTGTAGACCTTGAGGCCGGCGAGATCTCCGCTGACTCCCGCGCCGGTCCGCAATGCGGTGATCACGTAATCGGTGAAGTTCGGCGCACGCCGAAGCCCGGGCGGCTTCGTGAGCCGGATCGGAGTCGCGACCGCCTCGGCCCAGGCGTCGTCGTCGATGACGCCCTCGCGCTTCATGATGCCGAGCACGACGTCGCGTCGCTGCTTCGAGGCTTCCGCGTGACGTCGCGGATCGTAAAGCGTCGGCGCCTGCACCATTCCGATCAGCGTCGCGGCCTCGGCCGGGGTGACGCGGCTCAGGTCCTTGTTGAAGAAATATCGCGCGGCCTGCGGCATGCCGTGGATCGGCGCGCCGCCGTAGGCGCCCATCGAGACGTCGTTGATGTAGCGCTCGAGGATCTGGTCCTTGGTCAGGCGGAACTCGAGCACGAGCGCCACGGCGAGCTCGCGGAACTTGCGGTCGAGCGTGCGCTCGCGGCGCTCGAGGAACGTGCGTGCGAGCTGCTGGGTCAGCGTGCTGGCGCCCTGCGCAAAGCGATGCGCGCGCAGGTCTTCGACGGCCGCGACGATGATGCGTACCGGGTTGATGCCGGGGTGCCAGTAGAAATACCGGTCCTCGGTCGCGAGCAGGCCTTCGATCAGGTACGGCTTCTGGTCGGCGAGCCGGATCTCGACGCGTTCGGCCGGCGCACCGGGAATCAGGCGTCCGATGACCTCGGGTTCGACCGCGGCGTCTTCGATCGGATCGCCGCCGGGAGTGCTGACGCCGGCGATGGTTCCGTGCTCGACGCGGACGTTGACGAGGGCGGGACTGTGGCGCTCGGCCCCACGCTCGAACCCGCGCAGGTAGATCTCAAGCCCCGCCGCGGTCGTCCGGTACTGGCCCGGCGCCTCGGGCACCGAAACCGCCGAATAGCTGAGCGAGGTCAGCCGGCCCACGAGCCGGCTGCGCTCGAGGTCGTCACCGGTGCGGATGCGGTGGGGCGCCGAGAAGATCGACGAGCTCATGGCCGCCCGGCGCTCCTCGAGAAGCGTCGAGATCTCGCCGTACAGTGCCGCGACCGAAACGCCGATGGCGACCAGCACCAGGCACAGCGCGGCGACAAGGATCCTGCGCACGGGGATGCGCGACCGCCGTCGTTTTCGTTTTGCCGGAGGAGCTTTCCTGCCGGCCTTTCGCTGCACTGCTGCCACTTCGGTTTCCGCTCGAGCTCTCGACACTAGCAGAGCCGGGGACATCACGAGCAAAAATGAAGTAACAGATCAATGCAGGCCTCTGCAGACCCTGGCCGCTCGCCCGTCACGGGACCTAGCGACGCGAGCCCTCTCGCACCGGATGGACGGTTCGGCCGAAGTTACCGGGACCACACCCGGTCCGCGATTTTTGTCCGATCTCCTTGACGGAGATTCGCCTGCCAAGTACCACCGCAAATGTTGGACGGGGTCACTTGTGACTTTGGTCCGGTTCGCGGGGCTCATCGAAAAACTTGGGGGCCAAGGTCCTTCGCTCTGTCGAAGGACAGGAGGTTCTTGTAGATGAAGTCCTTCGAAATGTGGCCGCGGTCTCTCGCGGCCGTAGCCGCTCTCCTGCTGCTCTCGATGCCGTCGACAGGCCAGGCGCAGCTCGTTTCCAAATCC
This genomic window contains:
- a CDS encoding NAD(P)/FAD-dependent oxidoreductase, translated to MSSAKPPVAVIGAGIAGLAAADLLLREGVPVVVLEARSRIGGRIDTRYDFAASPIELGAEFVHGRHPGLVDYIREAGLHLDERPFEPLMVQDGKAISQPQSWEKVFEELANPDARDVPIGRRIGELLSSGEWSEAEARRLRRYVEGYMAADVDRVSALALSQETRASRELGDDGNASVREGYDALVRHLGRSLGNDDAKLMLGTAVTRIAWQQGSVVLDVEPAAGLVRACRAIVTVPLGFLQGSGEGAIVFEPAIPAVRTAARKLAMGNVVKLFLRFRMPLDEIAGIEKELSKRLVRARFLQTPAGHVPTWWRIGDEHKPILVGWAGGASADRLSGKSQQEMIDAGIDTLSHALALPHDDVASAVEAAAVVDWSADPWSRGAYSWIPAGALDAAPLLATPVGSTLFFAGEATDTSGYRGTVHGALDTGIRAARQVLDSF
- a CDS encoding transglycosylase domain-containing protein, translated to MRRILVAALCLVLVAIGVSVAALYGEISTLLEERRAAMSSSIFSAPHRIRTGDDLERSRLVGRLTSLSYSAVSVPEAPGQYRTTAAGLEIYLRGFERGAERHSPALVNVRVEHGTIAGVSTPGGDPIEDAAVEPEVIGRLIPGAPAERVEIRLADQKPYLIEGLLATEDRYFYWHPGINPVRIIVAAVEDLRAHRFAQGASTLTQQLARTFLERRERTLDRKFRELAVALVLEFRLTKDQILERYINDVSMGAYGGAPIHGMPQAARYFFNKDLSRVTPAEAATLIGMVQAPTLYDPRRHAEASKQRRDVVLGIMKREGVIDDDAWAEAVATPIRLTKPPGLRRAPNFTDYVITALRTGAGVSGDLAGLKVYTTLDAEIQAETVRALTSNLERLEKNYRGLRRTGKTSKLETAAVALDAHTGAIRAMVGGRNYSESQFNRAADALRQPGSAFKPLMYVAAMDPDRSPLTPPLTLSSLLPDRPMSFGGWSPENYEKTYEQQVTAIDALSESLNIPAAYVGSRLGPELIVRTAHELGIPQHLEPVLPIAIGAEETTLVDLTSAYQAFASGGMRSPAYSIESVADAAGHEIYRHESVESRVIPADVAYVMTGALKTVLKSGTGASAGHLGLDLPAAGKTGTTQDYKDAYFVGYTPDLVCGVWVGFDAPQSIGLTGAQAALPPWVQIMQHSAAAGARDFDMPPGIVIERVDPESGGLATSSCGKRVALPFLAGTEPNDYCPLHGGDGSAVASTRNWGGWHSTPPVAVARREEERPRTNVFSKVGKFFGSLFRHH
- a CDS encoding class II fumarate hydratase, producing MDERIEKDSLGEVRVPEDALWGAQTQRAVANFPVSGRTFPRIFLEALARVKRACATAHPGLDDAIRRDIVAACTRIIAGEFDSQFPVDVFQTGSGTSTNMNMNEVIANICNPSRGVYAPVHPNDHVNIGQSSNDVIPTAAHVAALVAIRRELLPSLGRLHASLSAKAGEFDAIVKPGRTHLMEAVPVRLGQVIGGYARQVEKRAGEIDRASHALEELAIGGTATGTGLNAPAGFGKRVAALLSQELGFALREASNHFEAQAARDDMVTVSGALRVAAVALAKIAGDIRLLAMLGEVVIPDLQPGSSIMPGKVNPVMCEMLIQVCAQVEGNDLVVALGGQGGQFELNAMIPVMTANLLDSIALMASSCSLFAERCIDGLAADARRSAETLDKSPLAATALAPKIGYERAAELAKQARAHGASIKALAIEQNLVTADEAERLFDFRHLTERADEDSPK